The DNA region gagagggagagggagggggggggggagagaatttgTGCTTTTGTAGACCATACTTGATCGGGCAATGAAGGACGGTAGGGAAATGAGATCTCTTAAAGTAGTCGTCGATTCATTCAACTACAAACACTGAAGTTAAACTTCCCAGGGAGCGTAGCAGTAATTTTAAAACAATGAAACAGAGAGGGATGGAGGATTTCATCTCAAGATCAACTCCTACAAGAGAagcagacacagggaactgcagatggtggtttacatgaAAAAGGacacaagtactggagtaactcaaaggacacaaagtgggtgagttactccagcactttgtgcccgttTTCTGACAGAGAGGAGCTGCTGGTGAACTCTGCTGATACCGGTCATCCCAACCCTCACTGGAGATGAACTTCCTCCACATCCGCAGCCTGGTCCCAACATCACTGAGGCCCAGgagacttcagagatactgccagcTCACCACCATGGGTGGATGAAGGGAGAGTGCGTGGAGAGGTGACCTCCGTGCATTCTGGAAACTCACAAACCGCTCAGCcctcattagaaacatagacagatagaaaatagatgcaggaggaggccattcggcccttcgagccagcaccgccattcattgtgatcatggctgatcgtccccaatcaataacccgtgcctgccttctccccatatcccttgattccactagtccctagagctctatctaactctctcttaaacccatccagtgatttggcctccactgccctctgtggcagagaattccacaatttcacaactctctgggtgaaaaagtattttctcgcctcagttttaaatggcctcccctttataactgaggtgagaaaaaaacgttttcacccagagagttgtgaaattgtggaattctctgccgcagagggcagtggaagccaaattactTCCGGTGTTTGGTTGCCAGGGTAACTCTGGAGAGTCGGGTTAATTATAACACAACTATCCAATTAGTCAGAACCCTACTCCTTTCCCATAACATTCATATTTATATCCCTTTCAACTATTTATCCAATTCCTTTTTGAAGGTTGCTCCTGAATCTTTCAGACAGCGCATTTCCATCGATCAACATCTCTGACTGCTGCTTAAACTTGGCAATTGAGTAAAGAGGAGAACGTCCATCTTCATCCTGATCATCTCTCCTTCGAAGGCAAACCTCTCCTCTAAGACATTTCCAATTAAACTATCGAGCATGTTAAGTGAGCACTTTAATTAACTTCTCATTTTAATTAGACTTCATATTGAAGCGTTccattataacatataacaactacagcatggaaacaggcctgtccggccctaccagtccacgccgaccattctccctgacctagtctcatctacctgcactcagaccataaccctccaatcccctcctatccatatacctatccaatttactcttaaataataaaatcgagccagcctccaccacttccaccggaagcccattccatacagccacaaccctctgagtaaagaagttccccctcatgttacccctaaacctttgtccctcaattctgaagctatgtccccttgttggaatcttccccactctcaaagggaaaagcctacccacgtcaactctgtccgtccctctcaaaattttaaaaacctctatcaagtcccccctcaaccttctacgctccaaagaataaagacccaacctattcaacctctctctgtagcctaagtgctgaaacccaggcaacattctagtaaatctcctctgtaccctctccattttgtcgacatccttcctataatttggcgaccagaactgcacaccatactccagattcggcctcaccaatgccctgtacaatttcaacattacatcccaacttctatactcgatgctctgatttataaaggcaagcataccaaacgccttcttcaccaagcAAAATAATGATGGTGTGCAAATAATGATGGTGTGCAAAAGGTGAAGGAAAGGCAATGGAAGAGTATTTCTCATCTCGGCAGCGGGCATTGTTCTCCAGGGCCCGGCCGTGAGGTGGGTCTCCAGTACTGGTGTGAGTCTGAGGAGAGGAGGGCAGTTTGGATACCACCGACTGGAATGATCATGTGTCAGCTTCATGATCACATCCACTGAATCATGCTTCTTATTATCAGGtttggcttggtttagtttattcattgcccacgtgtacagagatagtgtaaagcttgttctgcatgctctGCATCAAATCAGACCGCACACAGTGCAACAGGGAGGGCCTCCTCTGGACCGGCGTGCAGAGTCTCCGTGTGCTGGCGTCATGAACAGGGCGAGGAACGGCCAGGCAAGTGCGAGGCTTTTCAGCTGTGGTGTAAGTACTGCAAGTGTGGGAACAGGGTGAGAATGACTGCACGAGCGTGAGGCTGCAGTGCTGTGtttgtgcagcaggtggcgccagTGTTGTCGTTGTTCCAGAGAAAGAGTCGAGGGAGTAGGGTCAAGGAGGAGTGGAACACAGATCCCACAAATCTCTGGCctagctcccccaccccccacccccccaccccccaccccccaccctccacccccccaccctccaccccccaccccccaccccccaccccccaccctccaccccccacccccccaccccccacccccccaccccccaccctccctgtcaGTGGCCACAGCTGCACCTTTGGagggagttgagttgagttgagttgactgTATTGTTTTATTGAGTGTAGTTGGGGAGGGAGTGCTGTTGAAGAGGAAGTTATGGACCTGCGGAGCCAGGTGAACGAGCGAGTGGAGGAGGGGAATTGGACAGGCCGCTGTTtgaagaaggaagcagaggtcCCTCAGCCCCCGCTGAAGCACGATGAAGGTGGAGAGGAGCTGTCCGTCCAGCATGAAGACGCTGGGGCAGAGGGTGGAACATGCTGTGCAAGGTTAGTGCACCACAAGGCTGGACCGCTGGAGGCCGATCTCCAGAAAAGATGATGTCGGTGACTGAAAGAGACCATGGGCTGATGTTGAATGGTGTGATCAAAGTCTAGTGGACGGCAATACAAGGCCGATCATGATGGAGTGCTGACCTGGCCTGATGgaatataaggaaataactgcagatgctggtacaaatcgatggtatttattcacaaaatgttggaataactcagcaggtcgggcagcatcttaggagagagggaatgggtgacgtttcgggtcaagacccttcttcagactgatgtcaggggggcgggacaaaggaaggatataggtggagacaggaagatagagggagatctgggaagggggaggggaagagagggacagagggactatctaaagttggagaagtcgatgttcataccactgggctgcaagctgcccagcccTGATGGAATAATGGACATGCTGGGTGTGTGAAGGTATCAGGTTGGAGGAGCCCGCAGGTATTTGCAGAATGGGATGTGGTTTAATCTGGGATATCAGTGGTCACgctgctgctgccacacagctccagGACCTGGGTTCAGAGCTGACCATGGCTGATGCCTGTGTGGAGTCATATGTTTATTTGTCTTTAGTACCAGATACGAATCAGACAAGGAAATTCTGACTTGCTGCAGCGTTACagacacaacaacaaaaataaatatacaataaatgctcAGTTCTTCTAATAGACCAGAGATGGTGCAAACACCAAAGTACGTAGAACAACCATTATCAGTAACAATTGAGTAAAATATTGTTAAAAATTCGGGCACACGATATAATTCTGACAGCTATGGAGAAGAGTAGAGATGAGAAGGTGCCGATGCTGAAACATTTGATGCTGTCTGAGTGATACGTGCGAGCTGTCTACTGCTGCTTCAGACGCGTTATTCCACTGCCATCTTGTTGCGTTTCCGTAGTGCTCCTGCCCTGTGTGTGGTCATGTGCTGTGGTTCACTGATGCGAGAGTCATCTCCCACTCGGTCACCCGCACGACAGTGGTCCTCTCCGCTGGCGGTCCCATCTTCCTCTGGTGTCACGCCTGGCTCTCGGGCAAGGCCCTTCCAGTCTTCACGGTGCAGATCCTCCCTGTCACCACCGGCCCCTCGGGCACACCGCCCAATCTGGGCACCCCTCTCAGAGTCctcatcttgtccggtcttgttctctGCGGTTTCATTGAACAAGCTCGGATCTAGTTCGGTTTCCGGCTCCTCGGCAGAATGTTGACTGGACTTGGAATAGTTGCTGTCATGCCCGCAACTGCATCTAGAATGTTCTGTCTCCCCGCCATAACCTTGGCACAATAAATTATTGACAGTCAGATCTTGTCCAAATTGACTTGCAATATCATATTGTAAAACAAAAGGGTTTGAttcagggtgatgtggtcccctGGGTTTATGGTGTGAGTCTGCAGTGTCAGTGAAGGTAAATGGAAGTGGTCTGTCTCTATGACACTATTGTGGTTCGCTGGAGCAGGGAGCACTGCTTTGTGCTGTGTTAACTGCTCAGACCCTAAGATGACAGGGAACAACTACAGGACGAGTCTTCACTGCCCACTTCTGAAAAACGCCAATGAAACTGGTGACCAAGCGAATGGCCAGTCACTGCACTGAGTTCACAACAAGCTCCACTCTTGGAGCACTGGTCAAACATTCCCCAACAAACCAGCAAGCACCCAACAcccgtgtggcacggtggcgcagcggtagagttgctgcctttcagcgcttgcagaaccagagacctgggtccatcccaactacgggtgctgtctgtacggaagtttctttagatttagatttagagatacagcgcagaaacaggcccttcggcccaccgggtccgcgccgcccagcgatccccgcacattaacactatcctacacccactagggacaatttttacatttgcccagccaattaacctacaaacctgtacgtctttggagtgtgggaggaaaccgaagatctcagagaaaacccacgcaggtcacggggagaacgtacaaactccgtacagacagcacccgtagtcaggatggaacctgagtctccggcgctgcattcgctgtaaggcagcaactctaccgctgcgccactgtgccgcctttgtacgttctccccgtgacctgcgtggttttctccgagatctttggtttcctcccacactccaaagatgtacaggtttgtagtttaatttgcactaatggtgttagtgtgcggggatcgctggtcggtgcggactcggtgggccgatgggctgtatctctaaactaaactaaactgtcggtATCACTGAgagtccccatctccttcctcaaatcatTCTTCTCTCaacaaatctatgtcctctgcttctcgattccccttccctTGGTAAAAGACCCTGTGAATTCATCCTATCTGTTtccctcatgattatatacatCTCTAGAAGATATGGGAGATTTAAGAGGGGCCCTATTCCCAGACATCTTCACTCATAGGGTAGtctgtatgtggaatgagctgccttagAGGCCGATAAAAATATCACTTTTAAGAGATGTTTGGACAAACATTTGGATAGGACGCGTTTagtgggatacgggccaaatgtgaTGAGCCCAGTATGTCAGTTTGGTCGGCAtgcacaaggtgggctgaagggcctgtttccgtgctgtccagttctgtgactctatgactcctctgCACTTGAACGTGACAACCAGTCCCCACATCACCcggccccatctccctcctccaatTACTGTCAGTGGCTTTCCAATGACCTCCACCTCTGGGTTTAGGGTAGCTCATGCCAGTCAGTGCCCACATTGCACTCTCATTCCACGCACAACTCTTCGAGGACTAATAATACGCATCTTGAGGATCCCTGACTTTCAGTAATGTGGCAGGGGATCCAAATCCCCAAAATAACATCACAATTTAGGTAAGAAAACGATTCACCCTGCTCTAGTTGTAGTGCCAACACTACATAAAAGAGGCAAAGCAACACAAAAGTGCCCTTTGTTGAACATGCCACGTGCTGTATGTACTGAAGGATGTCGCTTTACCGTCAGAGTGGTCCTGCTGATGAGACCCCTCTGGCTCTTTCTCGGGACCAATGCCTTCGATAATGTTCTGCTCTTTTATGACCCTGGTGATTTCTTTCAATTGCCTCAGTAGATTTGCTTCCTGTTCACTGGTGTCAATTGGAAACCTGCAGCAACGGATACAACACTTAGCCCTCTGTCAGACCCCGACTCAAGGTGAGATTCAGGAGCTATGCCAATATTGTTTTCCCACACCCTCCCTAAATGTTCCACTGTTCAACCAAATGGGtgtggtgaaaatattttttaaaaaattctttAATAAAACCCTTCAAAACGTTGTCTTCTAACATACCTCCTTGTAACCTGCCAGAGATGAAATGCCGAAGGCCAGAGTTGAAAAGagagaaggtgtgagataagggaaGAAGAATTTTTCTTCTGAGATCACAGGGTCTCGCTGACAACAGAAGTACTGGGGTTTGGGTGAAGCATCAACGAGAGCAGGAACAAGGACGCAGGAGAGTTGGGAGCAGCACAATATCCCTGGCTGCATGACTCTGCATCTCTCCTCAGAACCAGCTGAGAAGgatcatcgaagatagacacaaaatgctggagtaactcagcgggacaggcaggatagaaggaatgagtgacgttttgggtcgaagaccctgaagaaaggtctcgacccaaaatgtcacccattccttctatccagagatgctgcctgtctccctgagttactccagcattttgtgcctatctccggtgtaaaccagcatctgctgttccttcttgtgCAAGGGATCGTTCTTCGTATGAAGAGTCCACTGCATCTTGCAGTGTGTGCAAGAGTCCACCAGGGGGCAGTGTGTGCAAGAGTCCACCAGGGGGCAGTGTGTGCAAGAGTCCACCAGGGGGCAGTGTGTGCAAGAGTCCACCAGGGGGCAGTGTGTGCAAGAGTCCACCAGGGGGCAGTGTGTGCAAGAGTCCACCAGGGGGCAGTGTGTGCAAGAGTCCACCAGGGGGCAGTGTGTGCAAGAGTCCACCAGGGGGCAGTGTGTGCAAGAGTCCACCAGGGGGCAGTGTGTGCAAGAGTCCACCAGGGGGCAGTGTGTGCAAGAGTCCACCAGGGGGCAGTGTGTGCAAGAGTCCACCAGGGGGCAGTGTGTGCAAGAGTCCACCAGGGGGCAGTGTGTGCAAGAGTCCACCAGGGGGCAGTGTGTGCAAGAGTCCACCAGGGGGCAGTGTGTGCAAGAGTCCACCAGGGGGCAGTGTGTGCAAGAGTCCACCAGGGGGCAGTGTGTGCAAGAGTCCACCAGGGGGCAGTGTGTGCAAGAGTCCACCAGGGGGCAGTGTGTGCAAGAGTCCACCAGGGGGCAGTGTGTGCAAGATTCACCACGTTCAAAGATGCAGCATTTTGCAAA from Rhinoraja longicauda isolate Sanriku21f chromosome 18, sRhiLon1.1, whole genome shotgun sequence includes:
- the LOC144602045 gene encoding protein RIC-3-like, whose amino-acid sequence is MVSRAKPPWLAHPHPPKSHLADSIAKAKGGNGGGGNKTFMAQIIPVYGFGLLMYILYILFKISSTGSGQRPKPRARCGGSRAGSVKCKITDYELAQLQAKLRETEVVMKQIASKMGHGSDKFPIDTSEQEANLLRQLKEITRVIKEQNIIEGIGPEKEPEGSHQQDHSDGYGGETEHSRCSCGHDSNYSKSSQHSAEEPETELDPSLFNETAENKTGQDEDSERGAQIGRCARGAGGDREDLHREDWKGLAREPGVTPEEDGTASGEDHCRAGDRVGDDSRISEPQHMTTHRAGALRKRNKMAVE